In Grus americana isolate bGruAme1 chromosome 4, bGruAme1.mat, whole genome shotgun sequence, one genomic interval encodes:
- the ATP10D gene encoding phospholipid-transporting ATPase VD isoform X7, with amino-acid sequence MADPVHWARYHWQRLISTEGRESSSSSNSSNRCYQSSKPTGKHRIVIPCLGHFKEEYEKVSKLYMNNKIRTTKYTLLNFLPRNLFEQFHRVANLYFLFLVVLNWVPLVEAFQKEITMLPLIAVLTIIAVKDGLEDYSRYKMDKQINNLLTKVYSRKEKKYIDECWKNVNVGDFIRLSRNEIIPADMVLLYSSDLDGICYIETAGLDGETNLKQRQVVRGYSEQVSEIDPEKFSSRIECESPNDDLSCFRGFVEHSNKDRVGLSKENLLLRGCTVRNTEAVVGIVVYAGHETKAMLNNSGPHYKCSKLERKVNTDILWCVLLLILMCLTGAIGHGIWLSRYSEIPFFNIPKPDGKSIPPTLAGFNMFWTMIILLQVLIPISLYVSIEIVKLGQIYLIQNDIDFYHEKTDSTIQCRALNIAEDLGQIQYIFSDKTGTLTENKMVFRRCSIAGREYCHEENAKRLESYQEMDSEDEDSADHQCGSSTCMSEWQGHNCRAVDEPLNRKPLNQFSGSYPVLRKEDGAGDVPHSGHVAFSSPIMRHCSLGRTPIKSLEEIRQMFQRLSVRRLSSSPLPNVKESSSESPNSFVSKLSIFRMKLVSPALDGAAQRAAETCNTDSPEDSQVSQELDMANVAAGCEHNSAASSIELSPLPKLCYEAESPDEAALVHAARAYKCILRSRTPDQVTVDLAGLGSLTFQLLHILPFDSVRKRMSVVVRHPISSKVVVYTKGADSVMMDLLRTACEVGTNNSEMEQKKIKERTQKHLDDYARRGLRTLCIAKKVMSDAEYAEWLNHHFLAETSIDNREELLLESTIRLETELTLLGATGIEDRLQEGVPDTIQALRKAGIKIWMLTGDKRETAVNIAYACKLLEPDDRIFVLKSESRDACALVMSKILEGIQKNTSGKKTPSENLGNVSASPSSQALGFSAGLVIDGRTLEHVLHDSLQNIFLELTEKCRAVVCCQATPLQKSVLVRLVRNKLKAMTLAVGDGANDVSMIQVADTGVGISGQEGMQAVMASDFAISQFRHLRKLLLVHGHWCYTRLANMVLYYFYKNVAYVNLLFWYQFFCGFSGTSMTDYWILILFNLLFTSVPPIIYGVLDKDVSAEILMQLPQLYMMNQKSVAYLPSTFWITLLDAFYQSLVCFFVPYFTYYGSDIDIFSFGNPINTAALFIILFHLLIECKSVTWIHAVVMVGSILFYFVFALAFGATCKTNNPSSNPYWIMEKHMTDPVFYLVCLLTTCVALLPRYLLRVLQGTLFPSAVLRAKHLDRLTPEEQREAIKRWKDDCIVN; translated from the exons ATGGCTGATCCTGTCCACTGGGCCCGATACCATTGGCAGCGACTGATATCTACAGAGGGCAGAgaaagtagcagcagcagcaattcaAGTAACAGGTGCTATCAATCATCAAAACCTACTGGCAAACATAGGATAGTGATACCCTGTTTGGGACATTTTAAGGAAGAGTATGAAAAAGTATCAAAACTGTATATGAACAACAAAATACGGACTACTAAGTATACTTTGTTGAATTTTTTACCACGGAATTTATTTGAACAATTTCACAG aGTTGCCAATTTGTATTTCCTATTTCTAGTTGTCCTAAATTGGGTTCCTCTGGTGGAAGCcttccaaaaagaaattacaatgCTACCTCTAATAGCGGTTCTGACAATTATTGCAGTGAAAGATGGTCTGGAGGATTACTCGAGGTACAAAATGGATAAACAGATAAACAACTTACTAACCAAAGTGTATAGCAG gaaggagaagaaatacaTAGATGAATGCTGGAAAAATGTCAATGTTGGGGACTTCATCCGCCTCTCACGTAATGAAATCATTCCTGCTGACATGGTGCTGTTATATTCTAGTGACCTGGATGGGATCTGTTACATTGAAACAGCAGGCCTTGATGGAGAAACCAATCTAAAGCAGAGGCAGGTGGTGAGAGGATATTCAGAGCAG GTCTCTGAAATTGATCCAGAAAAATTTTCCAGTAGAATAGAGTGTGAAAGTCCTAACGACGACCTCAGTTGCTTCCGAGGCTTTGT tgagcaTTCAAATAAGGATCGAGTGGGCCTCAGCAAGGAAAACTTGCTGCTCCGAGGATGCACAGTAAGAAACACAGAAGCTGTTGTAGGCATAGTGGTATATGCAG GTCATGAAACCAAAGCCATGCTGAATAACAGTGGCCCTCATTACAAGTGCAGtaaattggaaagaaaagtgaaCACTGATATTCTTTGGTGTGTTCTGCTTCTGATTTTGATGTGTTTAACTGGTGCAATAG GCCATGGAATTTGGTTAAGTAGGTATTCGGAAATACCATTCTTTAACATCCCTAAGCCAGATGGGAAATCGATTCCTCCAACATTAGCAGGATTCAATATGTTCTGGACGATGATAATTTTATTACAG GTCTTGATCCCAATTTCTCTCTATGTTTCAATTGAAATTGTCAAATTGGGACAAATTTATTTAATACAGAATGACATTGATTTTTACCATGAGAAAACAGACTCAACAATTCAGTGTCGAGCACTGAATATTGCTGAAGACCTTGGCCAGATTCAGTATATCTTCTCTGACAAGACGGGAACCCTCACTGAAAATAAGATGGTTTTTCGGAGATGCAGCATTGCAGGACGGGAATATTGCCATGAGGAAAATG CAAAGAGGTTGGAATCCTATCAAGAGATGGATTCAGAGGATGAGGATTCAGCTGATCATCAGTGTGGCTCTTCAACCTGTATGTCAGAATGGCAGGGGCACAACTGCAGAGCTGTGGATGAACCTTTGAACAGAAAGCCTTTGAATCAGTTCTCTGGTAGTTACCCTGTATTAAGAAAGGAAGATGGAGCAGGTGATGTTCCCCACTCAGGACATGTTGCTTTCAGCAGCCCCATT ATGAGGCACTGTTCGCTGGGTAGGACGCCTATTAAATCACTTGAAGAAATCAGGCAAATGTTCCAGAGGCTGTCGGTCCGGAGACTAAGTTCCTCCCCACTTCCAAATGTAAAAGAGTCATCATCTGAAAGCCCCAATAGTTTTGTGAGCAAACTGTCTATTTTCAGAATGAAACTGGTTTCACCTGCTTTGGATGGAGCTGCTCAAAGGGCTGCTGAGACTTGCAATACTGACAGCCCAGAAGATTCCCAAGTGTCTCAAGAACTAGATATGGCCAATGTAGCTGCTGGCTGCGAACACAACAGTGCTGCATCATCTATTGAATTGTCTCCTTTACCTAAACTATGTTATGAAGCTGAGAGTCCAGATGAAGCTGCCTTGGTTCATGCTGCTAGGGcttacaaatgcattttacGGTCTAGGACTCCAGATCAAGTAACTGTGGACCTCGCAGGCCTGGGATCTTTaacttttcagcttttgcaTATCCTGCCTTTTGATTCAGTGCGGAAAAGGATGTCAGTGGTGGTTCGGCATCCAATCTCCAGCAAAGTGGTGGTGTACACAAAAGGTGCAGACTCAGTCATGATGGATTTGTTGAGAACTGCATGTGAAG TAGGTACTAATAATTCggaaatggaacaaaaaaagattaaagagaGAACTCAGAAGCATTTGGATGACTATGCCAGAAGAGGACTGCGCACTCTGTGTATTGCTAAGAAG GTGATGAGTGATGCAGAGTATGCAGAGTGGTTAAATCATCACTTTTTAGCAGAAACCAGTATTGACAAcagggaggagctgctgcttgaaTCTACCATCAGGCTTGAGACCGAATTAACTTTGCTCG GTGCCACTGGCATTGAAGATCGCCTACAGGAGGGTGTTCCAGACACGATACAGGCATTACGGAAAGCGGGAATAAAAATATGGATGCTGACAGGTGACAAGAGAGAGACAGCTGTCAACATTGCCTATGCTTGTAAGCTACTGGAACCAGATGACAGAATCTTCGTTCTGAAATCAGAGAGTAGG GATGCCTGTGCCTTGGTGATGAGCAAAATTTTAGAAGGCATCCAGAAGAATACTTCTGGCAAGAAAACCCCCAGTGAGAATCTTGGGAACGTCTCTGCAAGTCCATCCAGTCAAGCTCTGGGGTTCAGTGCTGGCCTGGTTATTGATGGAAGAACTTTAGAGCATGTCCTTCATGACAGcctacagaatattttcttggaACTCACAGAAAAATGTCGGGCTGTAGTCTGCTGCCAAGCCACACCACTGCAGAAGAGTGTCCTGGTCAGACTGGTGCGAAATAAGCTAAAGGCAATGACATTAGCTGTAG GTGATGGTGCCAATGATGTCAGTATGATCCAGGTGGCTGACACTGGTGTGGGAATATCGGGCCAAGAAGGCATGCAG GCTGTGATGGCAAGTGACTTTGCAATCTCTCAGTTTAGACACCTCAGGAAGCTGCTGCTTGTCCATGGTCATTGGTGTTATACCAGACTCGCCAACATGGTGCTTTACTACTTCTACAAGAATGTG GCCTACGTGAACCTCCTGTTCTGGTACCAGTTCTTCTGTGGGTTTTCAGGCACATCAATGACCGACTACTGGATCTTGATTCTTTTCAATCTCCTTTTTACATCAGTGCCACCCATCATCTACGGTGTCTTGGACAAAGATGTGTCTGCGGAGATACTCATGCAGCTCCCACAGCTGTACATGATGAACCAGAAATCTGTG gcTTACTTGCCTTCAACTTTCTGGATAACCTTGCTGGATGCTTTTTACCAAagtcttgtttgcttttttgtgccTTACTTT ACTTACTATGGCTCAGACatagacattttttcttttggaaatccTATAAACACGGCAGCGCTCTTCATAATACTGTTTCACCTTCTCATTGAGTGCAAGTCTGTG ACTTGGATACACGCAGTAGTTATGGTTGGCAGCATCCTGTTTTACTTTGTCTTTGCTCTGGCTTTTGGGGCAACCtgcaaaaccaacaacccaTCATCAAACCCTTATTGGATCATGGAAAAGCACATGACAGACCCagtattttatttggtttgcCTCCTGACTACTTGTGTTGCTCTGCTACCCAG ATATTTGCTGAGAGTTCTCCAAGGAACATTGTTTCCGTCTGCGGTGTTGAGAGCCAAGCACCTTGACAGACTGACCCCCgaggagcagagggaagcaaTTAAGAGATGGAAAGATGACTGCATTGTAAACTAG